Proteins found in one Ferroacidibacillus organovorans genomic segment:
- a CDS encoding GNAT family N-acetyltransferase, with translation MLHHVRMTVAEIVLRSIEQRDLSVLFQRFFADEYATWRDSDEVKDPSAKITFEEYMERMQSHLDRQSLDRWLLIEVGGTIIGIVLYDWESRVTQTIEVGIAIFEPKKWNNGCGTNALALWVDFIFRRVSPMTICLTTKSANHRMIRCAQKLGLEKDGDPYPDHINGENRVRMTISFDDWIKTSWSGISSTNIMDKSCLGSHGLIWKA, from the coding sequence GTGTTACATCATGTGAGAATGACTGTGGCGGAAATTGTGCTGCGAAGTATTGAACAGAGGGACCTATCCGTTCTTTTTCAGAGGTTCTTTGCGGATGAATACGCGACTTGGCGTGATTCCGATGAAGTGAAGGATCCGAGTGCGAAAATCACTTTTGAAGAGTATATGGAGCGTATGCAATCGCATTTGGATCGCCAGAGCTTGGACCGTTGGTTGTTAATCGAGGTAGGTGGGACAATCATCGGGATAGTACTGTATGATTGGGAATCGAGGGTAACTCAGACTATCGAAGTGGGCATTGCAATTTTTGAACCCAAAAAGTGGAACAATGGATGTGGGACGAATGCCCTTGCACTCTGGGTAGATTTTATCTTCCGTCGAGTATCACCGATGACGATATGTTTGACCACCAAATCGGCCAATCATCGAATGATTCGATGTGCACAGAAGCTGGGGTTGGAAAAGGACGGTGATCCGTATCCAGACCACATCAACGGAGAAAATCGGGTTCGAATGACTATATCATTTGATGATTGGATAAAAACCAGTTGGAGTGGCATCTCATCCACAAATATTATGGATAAATCGTGTCTTGGTTCCCATGGGCTCATCTGGAAAGCATAG